The Deltaproteobacteria bacterium genome has a segment encoding these proteins:
- a CDS encoding LysM peptidoglycan-binding domain-containing protein has protein sequence MDICIGCEPPDRGVLKPILVSYTVQKGGTLWKLWQKSEMERQEWMSLNNGRDPDKFLHAGETIVLKDPLASCLDAAGVTRFVDYPIQRHNCEVRYGAFKPLEGLYK, from the coding sequence ATGGATATATGCATAGGTTGTGAGCCGCCGGATAGGGGAGTGCTGAAACCTATTCTGGTTTCATACACAGTTCAAAAAGGAGGCACCCTTTGGAAACTGTGGCAAAAGTCGGAAATGGAAAGGCAGGAATGGATGTCGCTCAACAATGGGCGCGATCCCGATAAATTTCTTCATGCCGGCGAAACAATTGTCCTTAAAGATCCTCTCGCAAGTTGTCTGGATGCGGCGGGTGTGACACGCTTTGTGGACTATCCCATTCAACGGCATAACTGTGAAGTGCGTTACGGTGCATTCAAGCCCCTTGAAGGCTTATACAAGTAA